The region TCCTGTATGGCCGAATCCCCAGTTTTTTTCAAAAGGAACTTTCATCAACCCATAACCGTAGTTATCAACAAAATGTTTCATTTTTTCCAAACTTTCTTTTTTGATGAGTTTTCCCTGTTCCAAGCCGAGGATAAAATTCAAAAGATCTCTGGGTGTCGAGATGATATTTCCTGCACCGATAGGAATACTCATATCAGTTTCAGAGGAAACTTCATATTTTCCGTTAGTATAGTCGTAAGATTGTGCCTGATTTTTTGAAACATCAATTTTTCCTCCCACTTCCGTCAGAGTTAATTTTAAAGGTTTCGTAATTTTTTCTTTTATCAGTACAGCGTAAGGCTTTTTATATACTTTCTCAAGGATAAAACCTAATAAAATATAATTTGAATTGCTATATTCATGTTTTGAGCCCGGATCAAAATCGCTTTTATATTTTTTAATAATATTGACTAAACTGCTTTCGGTCTGAGTTTTTGTATTATATTGCATATATTCAGCTTCATCGGTCAGATTATGGACTCCGCTTCTGTGCTGCAATAAATTTTCAATAGTGATTTTATCCGCATTAGGAATTTCAGGGTAAAAATCCGAAAGCTTTCTGTCTAAAGAGATCTTTTTATCTTCAACAGCTTTCATAATCAGTACCGCCGTAAAGGTTTTACTTATGGAACCTACCCTATATTGAGTGTTCACATTAGCTTTTTGTTGTTTTGAAGCATCTGAAAACCCAACCACTTTAATAAAAGTTGGTCGATCATTTTCCGCTATTGCAAAACTTCCCATCACTTTATGATGTACAAAAAGAGAATCGAAATAATTACCTAGCTTTTCTTTGACATTATTTTGGGAAAATGCAAGACCTGAAACACTGATTGCCGATAGAAAAAATAACTTTTTTAACATATTCTGAGATTTAATGAATAAGTAGTGAAAAAGTTAATATTGTTACATACAAAACCCTATTTAATAGGATATTCCCCATCGAAAACACCATTATCATTTAATTTCCAAATGATTTCGGTGTCATCAGAGGAAATTGTATCTTTTTTTAAATACCTAATGATGAATTCTTTAT is a window of Candidatus Chryseobacterium colombiense DNA encoding:
- a CDS encoding serine hydrolase, which encodes MLKKLFFLSAISVSGLAFSQNNVKEKLGNYFDSLFVHHKVMGSFAIAENDRPTFIKVVGFSDASKQQKANVNTQYRVGSISKTFTAVLIMKAVEDKKISLDRKLSDFYPEIPNADKITIENLLQHRSGVHNLTDEAEYMQYNTKTQTESSLVNIIKKYKSDFDPGSKHEYSNSNYILLGFILEKVYKKPYAVLIKEKITKPLKLTLTEVGGKIDVSKNQAQSYDYTNGKYEVSSETDMSIPIGAGNIISTPRDLLNFILGLEQGKLIKKESLEKMKHFVDNYGYGLMKVPFEKNWGFGHTGGIDDFRSVLFYFPDLKTAVAFTANQSDMDTNQITIKMIETALGRDFKMPSFTTLEIPESVLQKYVGTYSCKDVPLKINIFIRDKKLMAQATGQNAFPLEATSDKSFEFEAAGIGIDFYPEKNQFDIKQRGTKNTFTKE